A single window of Pseudomonas benzenivorans DNA harbors:
- the serB gene encoding phosphoserine phosphatase SerB, with protein MREIVLINITGEDRPGLTAAITGVLAQGGVNILDIGQAVIHDTLSFGILVEIPGTEQASSVLKNVLFTAYKLDQQVRFTPVSEADYQQWVGGQGKARHIVTLLTRKVTAEQLQRVSAITARYGLNIDHIDRLSGRMPLDTPAEQGKGCIEFSVRGEPADPAALRAEFLSVAQELNVDIAFQRDSLFRRNRRLAVFDMDSTLIEAEVIDELAKAAGVGEQVAAITERAMRGELDFAASFRERLALLKGLPETVLADIGASLRLTEGAETLFSELRRLGYKTAILSGGFTYFAKQLQAKLGIDYVFANELQIVDGRVTGVAVEPIVDAQRKADLLRELAEKEGLRLEQTIAVGDGANDLPMLAIAGLGVAFRAKPLVKQSAKQAISTLGLDGILYLLGFRDRDGLE; from the coding sequence GTGCGCGAAATCGTCCTGATCAATATCACCGGCGAGGACCGCCCGGGTCTTACCGCCGCCATCACCGGCGTGCTGGCCCAGGGCGGGGTGAATATCCTCGACATCGGCCAGGCGGTGATCCACGACACCCTGTCGTTCGGCATCCTGGTCGAGATTCCCGGCACCGAGCAGGCCTCCTCGGTGCTCAAGAATGTGCTGTTCACCGCCTACAAGCTGGATCAGCAGGTGCGCTTCACACCGGTTTCCGAGGCGGACTACCAGCAGTGGGTGGGCGGCCAGGGCAAGGCCCGGCATATCGTCACCCTGCTGACCCGCAAGGTCACTGCCGAGCAGTTGCAGCGGGTCAGTGCGATCACCGCCCGCTATGGCCTCAATATCGACCATATCGACCGCCTGTCCGGGCGCATGCCGCTGGATACCCCGGCGGAGCAGGGCAAGGGCTGCATCGAGTTCTCCGTGCGCGGCGAACCGGCCGATCCGGCGGCGCTGCGTGCCGAGTTCCTCAGCGTGGCGCAGGAGCTGAACGTGGATATCGCCTTCCAGCGCGATTCGCTGTTTCGCCGCAACCGTCGCCTGGCGGTGTTCGACATGGACTCGACGCTGATCGAGGCCGAGGTGATCGACGAGCTGGCCAAGGCGGCCGGGGTCGGTGAACAGGTCGCGGCGATCACCGAGCGGGCCATGCGCGGCGAGCTGGACTTCGCCGCCAGCTTCAGGGAGCGCCTGGCCCTGCTCAAGGGGCTGCCGGAAACCGTGCTGGCCGATATCGGCGCCTCGCTGCGCCTGACCGAGGGTGCCGAAACGCTGTTCAGCGAGCTGCGCCGGTTGGGTTACAAGACCGCGATCCTCTCGGGCGGTTTCACCTATTTCGCCAAGCAGCTGCAAGCCAAGCTGGGCATCGACTACGTGTTTGCCAACGAACTGCAGATAGTCGATGGCCGGGTCACGGGCGTGGCCGTCGAGCCGATCGTCGATGCCCAGCGCAAGGCCGACCTGTTGCGCGAACTGGCGGAGAAGGAAGGCTTGCGCCTGGAGCAGACCATTGCCGTGGGCGATGGCGCCAATGACCTGCCGATGCTGGCGATTGCCGGGCTGGGCGTGGCGTTCCGCGCCAAGCCGCTGGTCAAGCAGTCGGCCAAGCAGGCCATCTCCACCCTGGGGTTGGACGGCATCCTCTACCTGCTGGGGTTCCGCGACCGCGACGGGCTGGAATAG
- a CDS encoding PqiC family protein, whose translation MTVVRLPLILLLTGLLGLVGCTAYQPVPLYQLDGGNAELPDEKGGVAVLLGPVSIADYLQREALLQRQPDGSLTATSEGRWAGSLAADIDRQLLRQLAARLNSQRLAMAPATPGFTPQVQVLLSISRLDSGPQLPAVLEAHWRLLNPDGKLLDGRLVRLEEAHQGTIADQVRAQSLVMRQLVEQVALAVQEYGNLPPVVAEEPRKKTPVAPAAKPARPKAPVVEPIRIEGEVFRF comes from the coding sequence ATGACTGTAGTGCGCCTTCCCTTGATCCTGCTGTTGACCGGCCTGCTCGGTCTGGTCGGCTGTACGGCCTACCAGCCAGTGCCGTTGTATCAGCTCGACGGTGGCAACGCCGAGCTGCCTGACGAGAAGGGCGGGGTGGCCGTGCTCTTGGGGCCGGTGTCGATTGCCGACTACCTGCAGCGCGAGGCGCTGCTGCAGCGCCAGCCCGACGGCAGCCTGACGGCGACCAGCGAGGGGCGCTGGGCGGGCAGTCTGGCGGCGGACATCGACCGCCAGCTGTTGCGCCAACTGGCCGCGCGGCTGAACAGCCAGCGCCTGGCCATGGCGCCGGCGACGCCCGGTTTCACGCCTCAGGTGCAGGTGCTGCTGTCGATCAGCCGCCTGGATTCCGGGCCGCAGCTGCCGGCCGTGCTCGAGGCGCACTGGCGCCTGCTGAACCCCGATGGAAAGCTCCTCGACGGCCGCCTGGTCCGCCTGGAGGAGGCCCATCAGGGCACCATCGCCGACCAGGTGCGCGCCCAGAGCCTGGTGATGCGTCAGCTGGTCGAGCAGGTGGCCCTGGCGGTGCAGGAGTACGGCAATCTGCCTCCGGTGGTGGCCGAGGAGCCACGCAAGAAGACTCCGGTCGCGCCCGCGGCCAAGCCAGCTCGACCGAAGGCGCCGGTGGTCGAGCCGATCAGGATCGAGGGCGAGGTCTTTCGCTTCTGA
- the parE gene encoding DNA topoisomerase IV subunit B gives MAQQNAYNADAIEVLSGLDPVRKRPGMYTDTSRPNHLAQEVIDNSVDEALAGHARSIQVILHEDNSLEVLDDGRGMPVDIHPEEGVPGVELILTKLHAGGKFSNKNYQFSGGLHGVGISVVNALSTRVEVRVKRDGSEYRMAFGDGYKASDLEVIGTVGKRNTGTSVHFWPDGKYFDSHKFSVSRLKHVLKAKAVLCPGLAVSFEDKASGERVEWLYEDGLRSYLVDAVSEFPRLPEQPFCGSLAGNKEAVDWALLWLPEGGESVQESYVNLIPTAQGGTHVNGLRQGLLDAMREFCEFRNLLPRGVKLAPEDIWERIAFVLSMKMQDAQFSGQTKERLSSREAAAFVSGVVKDAFSLWLNAHPEFGQQLAELAISNANRRLKAGKKVERKRITQGPALPGKLADCAGQDPLRSELFLVEGDSAGGSAKQARDKEFQAIMPLRGKILNTWEVDGGEVLASQEVHDIAVAIGIDPGSNDLSQLRYGKICILADADSDGLHIATLLCALFVRHFRPLVDAGHVYVAMPPLYRIDLGKEVFYALDEAERDGILDRLVAEKRRGKPQVTRFKGLGEMNPPQLRETTMDPNTRRLVQLTLDDFEGTREIMDMLLAKKRAGDRKSWLESKGNLAEVLL, from the coding sequence ATGGCCCAGCAGAACGCCTATAACGCAGACGCCATCGAAGTCCTTTCCGGCCTGGACCCGGTGCGCAAGCGCCCCGGCATGTACACCGACACCAGCCGGCCCAACCACCTGGCCCAGGAGGTCATCGACAATAGCGTCGACGAGGCCCTGGCCGGCCACGCCCGGTCGATCCAGGTGATCCTCCACGAGGACAATTCGCTCGAGGTGCTCGACGACGGGCGCGGCATGCCGGTGGACATTCATCCCGAGGAGGGCGTACCCGGGGTCGAACTGATCCTCACCAAGCTGCATGCCGGCGGCAAGTTCTCCAACAAGAACTACCAGTTCTCCGGCGGCCTGCATGGTGTCGGCATTTCGGTGGTCAACGCCCTGTCGACCCGGGTCGAGGTGCGGGTCAAGCGCGACGGCAGCGAGTACCGCATGGCCTTCGGCGATGGCTACAAGGCCAGCGACCTGGAGGTGATCGGCACGGTGGGCAAGCGCAACACCGGCACCAGCGTGCACTTCTGGCCGGACGGCAAGTATTTCGATTCGCACAAGTTCTCGGTCAGTCGCCTCAAGCATGTGCTCAAGGCCAAGGCGGTGCTGTGCCCGGGCCTTGCGGTCAGCTTCGAGGACAAGGCCAGCGGCGAGCGCGTCGAGTGGCTGTACGAGGATGGCCTGCGTTCCTACCTGGTGGATGCGGTCAGCGAATTTCCGCGGCTGCCCGAGCAGCCGTTCTGCGGCAGTCTCGCCGGCAACAAGGAGGCGGTCGACTGGGCCCTGCTGTGGCTGCCCGAGGGCGGCGAGAGCGTGCAGGAGAGCTACGTCAACCTGATTCCCACCGCCCAGGGCGGCACCCACGTCAACGGCCTGCGCCAGGGTCTGCTGGACGCCATGCGCGAGTTCTGCGAGTTCCGCAACCTGTTGCCGCGCGGGGTCAAGCTGGCGCCCGAGGACATCTGGGAGCGTATCGCCTTCGTCCTGTCGATGAAGATGCAGGATGCGCAGTTCTCCGGACAGACCAAGGAGCGCCTGTCCTCCCGCGAGGCGGCGGCCTTCGTCTCCGGGGTGGTCAAGGACGCCTTCAGCCTGTGGCTCAACGCCCATCCGGAGTTCGGTCAGCAGCTTGCCGAGCTGGCGATCAGCAACGCCAATCGCCGCCTCAAGGCCGGCAAGAAGGTCGAGCGCAAGCGCATCACCCAGGGGCCGGCACTGCCCGGAAAGCTCGCCGATTGTGCGGGGCAGGACCCGCTGCGCTCCGAACTGTTTCTGGTCGAGGGTGACTCCGCCGGCGGTTCGGCCAAGCAGGCGCGTGACAAGGAGTTCCAGGCGATCATGCCGCTGCGCGGCAAGATCCTGAACACCTGGGAAGTCGATGGCGGCGAGGTGCTGGCCTCCCAGGAGGTGCATGACATCGCCGTGGCCATCGGCATCGACCCCGGCTCCAACGACCTCTCCCAATTGCGCTACGGCAAGATCTGCATCCTCGCCGACGCCGACTCCGACGGCCTGCACATCGCTACCCTGTTGTGCGCGCTGTTTGTCCGCCACTTCCGCCCTTTGGTGGATGCCGGCCACGTCTATGTGGCCATGCCGCCGCTGTACCGCATCGACCTCGGCAAGGAAGTCTTCTACGCCCTGGATGAAGCCGAACGTGACGGCATCCTCGATCGTCTGGTCGCCGAGAAACGCCGCGGCAAGCCCCAGGTCACCCGCTTCAAGGGCCTCGGCGAGATGAACCCGCCGCAGCTGCGCGAGACCACCATGGACCCCAACACCCGGCGCCTGGTGCAGCTGACCCTGGACGACTTCGAAGGCACCCGGGAAATCATGGACATGCTGCTGGCGAAGAAGCGCGCCGGCGACCGCAAGTCCTGGCTGGAGTCCAAGGGCAACCTGGCCGAGGTGCTGCTCTGA
- the parC gene encoding DNA topoisomerase IV subunit A, with protein sequence MSESLDLSLDGVERRSLADFTEQAYLNYSMYVIMDRALPHIGDGLKPVQRRIVYAMSELGLDADAKHKKSARTVGDVLGKFHPHGDSACYEAMVLMAQPFSYRYTLVDGQGNWGAPDDPKSFAAMRYTEARLSRYSEVLLTELGQGTVDWVPNFDGTLNEPATLPARLPNLLLNGTTGIAVGMATDVPPHNLREVAAACVRLLDQPDATVEQLCEHVLGPDFPTEAEVITPRADLLKIYETGRGSVRMRAVYRIEDGDIVVTALPHQVSGAKVLEQIAGQMQAKKLPMVADLRDESDHEHPCRIVIIPRSNRVDADELMTHLFATTDLESSYRVNTNVIGLDGKPQVKNLRQMLREWLEYRVNTVRRRLQFRLDKVEKRLHLLEGLLVAFLNLDEVIHIIRTEDQPKPVLMARFGLTDVQADYILDTRLRQLARLEEMKIRGEQDELAKERAKLLALLGSEAKLKKLVRDEIIKDAETYGDARRSPIVARAEARALSETELLPTEPITVVMSEKGWVRCAKGHDIDATGLSYKAGDGFKAAAPGRSNQYAVFIDSTGRSYSLAAHSLPSARGQGEPLTGRLAPPPGATFDCVLLPDDNALYVIASDAGYGFVVKGEDLQAKNKAGKALLSLPAGARVVPPKPLASREEDWLAAVTTEGRLLLFKVADLPQLGKGKGNKIIGIPGERVASREEFLSDLAVLPAGATLVLQAGKRTLSLKADDLEHYKGERGRRGNKLPRGFQRVDALLVE encoded by the coding sequence ATGAGCGAATCCCTCGATCTGAGCCTGGATGGCGTTGAGCGCCGCTCGCTTGCCGACTTCACCGAGCAGGCCTATCTCAACTATTCGATGTACGTGATCATGGATCGCGCCCTGCCGCATATCGGCGACGGTTTGAAGCCGGTGCAGCGGCGCATCGTCTATGCCATGAGCGAGCTGGGCCTGGATGCCGATGCCAAGCACAAGAAGTCGGCGCGTACCGTCGGTGACGTGCTCGGCAAGTTCCACCCCCACGGCGATTCGGCCTGCTACGAGGCCATGGTGCTGATGGCCCAGCCGTTCAGCTACCGCTATACCCTGGTGGACGGGCAGGGCAACTGGGGCGCCCCCGACGATCCCAAGTCCTTCGCCGCCATGCGCTACACCGAGGCGCGCCTGTCGCGCTATTCGGAGGTGCTGCTGACCGAGCTGGGGCAGGGCACGGTGGACTGGGTGCCGAACTTCGACGGTACTCTCAACGAGCCGGCGACCCTGCCGGCGCGCCTGCCCAACCTGCTGCTCAACGGCACCACGGGCATCGCCGTGGGCATGGCCACCGACGTGCCGCCGCACAACCTGCGCGAAGTCGCCGCGGCCTGCGTGCGTCTGCTGGATCAGCCGGACGCCACGGTCGAGCAGCTGTGCGAGCATGTGCTGGGGCCGGACTTCCCCACCGAGGCGGAGGTGATCACCCCGCGCGCCGATCTGCTGAAGATCTACGAGACCGGCCGTGGCTCGGTGCGAATGCGTGCGGTGTACCGCATCGAGGATGGCGACATCGTGGTCACCGCGTTGCCGCATCAGGTATCCGGGGCCAAGGTGCTGGAGCAGATCGCCGGGCAGATGCAGGCCAAGAAGCTGCCGATGGTCGCCGACCTGCGCGACGAGTCGGATCACGAGCATCCCTGCCGCATCGTCATCATCCCGCGCTCCAACCGGGTCGATGCCGACGAGTTGATGACCCACCTGTTCGCCACCACCGATCTGGAGTCCAGCTACCGGGTCAACACCAATGTCATCGGCCTGGACGGCAAGCCCCAGGTGAAGAACCTGCGGCAGATGCTGCGTGAGTGGTTGGAGTACCGGGTGAACACGGTGCGCCGGCGCCTGCAGTTCCGCCTGGACAAGGTGGAAAAGCGCCTGCACCTGTTGGAGGGCTTGCTGGTCGCCTTCCTCAACCTCGACGAGGTGATCCACATCATCCGTACCGAGGATCAGCCCAAGCCGGTGCTGATGGCGCGTTTCGGCCTCACCGACGTGCAGGCCGACTACATTCTCGACACCCGCCTGCGCCAGCTGGCGCGCCTGGAAGAGATGAAGATCCGCGGCGAGCAGGACGAGCTGGCCAAGGAGCGGGCCAAGCTGCTGGCCCTGCTCGGCAGCGAAGCCAAGCTGAAGAAGCTGGTGCGCGACGAAATCATCAAGGACGCCGAGACCTACGGCGACGCCCGCCGCTCACCGATCGTCGCCCGCGCCGAGGCCCGCGCACTGTCGGAGACCGAGCTGCTGCCGACCGAGCCGATCACTGTGGTGATGTCCGAGAAGGGCTGGGTGCGTTGCGCCAAGGGCCACGACATCGACGCAACCGGCCTGTCCTACAAGGCCGGTGATGGCTTCAAGGCGGCCGCGCCAGGGCGCTCGAACCAGTACGCGGTGTTCATCGACTCCACCGGACGCAGCTATTCGCTGGCCGCCCATTCGCTGCCATCGGCCCGCGGTCAGGGCGAACCACTGACCGGGCGCCTGGCGCCGCCGCCGGGGGCGACCTTCGACTGTGTGTTGCTGCCGGACGACAACGCGCTCTATGTGATCGCCTCCGACGCCGGTTACGGCTTCGTGGTCAAGGGCGAGGACCTGCAGGCCAAGAACAAGGCCGGCAAGGCCCTGCTCAGCCTGCCGGCAGGGGCCAGGGTGGTGCCGCCCAAGCCGTTGGCCAGTCGCGAAGAGGACTGGTTGGCCGCGGTGACCACCGAGGGCCGGCTGCTGTTGTTCAAGGTCGCCGACCTGCCCCAGCTGGGCAAGGGCAAGGGCAACAAGATCATCGGCATACCCGGCGAGCGGGTCGCCAGCCGCGAGGAGTTCCTCAGCGACCTGGCGGTGCTGCCGGCCGGCGCGACCCTGGTCCTGCAGGCGGGCAAGCGCACCCTGTCGCTCAAGGCCGACGACCTGGAGCACTACAAGGGCGAGCGCGGGCGGCGCGGCAACAAGCTGCCGCGCGGTTTCCAGCGGGTCGATGCGCTGCTGGTCGAGTAG
- a CDS encoding YqiA/YcfP family alpha/beta fold hydrolase: MLASSPSILYLHGLNSSPASLKARQLHAAMARLGLAARLRVPALHHHPRQAIAQLETLIAELGRPVLVGSSLGGYYATHLAERHGLRALLINPAVRPHRLFDGYLGPQKNYYSDETWELTAEHVAALGELEVPPPQDPARYQVWLQTADETLDYRQAEAYYRACALRIQAGGDHGFQGFAARLPMLFAFAGVPADLWRDADFSDL, encoded by the coding sequence ATGCTCGCAAGCAGTCCCAGCATTCTCTACCTCCACGGCCTCAACAGTTCGCCGGCTTCGCTCAAGGCCCGCCAGCTGCACGCGGCCATGGCGCGCCTGGGCCTGGCCGCGCGGCTGCGGGTGCCGGCCCTGCACCACCACCCGCGCCAGGCCATCGCCCAGCTCGAGACACTGATCGCCGAGCTCGGTCGGCCGGTGCTGGTCGGCAGCTCCCTGGGCGGCTACTATGCGACCCACCTGGCCGAGCGGCATGGCTTGCGCGCCCTGCTGATCAATCCGGCGGTGCGGCCGCACCGGCTGTTCGACGGCTACCTGGGTCCGCAGAAGAACTACTACAGCGATGAAACCTGGGAGCTGACAGCCGAGCATGTGGCGGCCCTGGGCGAGCTGGAAGTGCCGCCACCGCAGGACCCCGCGCGCTACCAGGTGTGGCTGCAGACCGCCGACGAAACCCTCGATTACCGCCAGGCAGAAGCCTACTACCGGGCCTGCGCGCTGCGCATCCAGGCCGGTGGCGACCATGGCTTCCAGGGCTTCGCCGCGCGCCTGCCGATGCTCTTTGCTTTTGCCGGCGTGCCCGCCGACCTGTGGCGCGACGCCGACTTTTCCGACCTTTAA
- a CDS encoding retropepsin-like aspartic protease family protein — protein sequence MSTQAPGRRAGRVMLVLAWGAALLLATRFFGDWEESRRNPNRHPESVHGSDYVEVRLASSRQGHYRADGRINGEPVTFLLDTGATQVAVPVEVARRLGLRAGTAITISTANGRATAHRTQLASLQLGDIVLHDVDALIAPGMGGEEVLLGMSALKQLEFTQRDGTLMLRQSTLQ from the coding sequence ATGAGCACGCAAGCGCCGGGGCGGCGGGCCGGACGGGTGATGCTGGTGCTGGCCTGGGGCGCCGCGTTGCTGCTGGCCACGCGCTTCTTCGGCGATTGGGAGGAGTCCCGGCGTAACCCCAATCGGCATCCCGAGTCGGTGCACGGCAGCGACTACGTGGAAGTGCGCCTGGCGAGCAGTCGTCAGGGGCATTACCGCGCCGATGGGCGGATCAACGGCGAGCCGGTGACCTTCCTCCTCGACACCGGCGCCACCCAGGTGGCGGTGCCCGTCGAGGTGGCGAGGCGCCTGGGCTTGCGCGCCGGCACGGCGATCACCATCAGCACCGCCAACGGCCGTGCCACGGCCCACCGCACGCAACTGGCCAGCCTGCAGCTGGGCGATATCGTGCTGCACGATGTCGACGCGCTGATCGCCCCCGGCATGGGCGGCGAGGAAGTGCTGCTGGGCATGAGCGCCCTGAAACAACTCGAATTCACTCAGCGCGACGGCACCCTGATGTTGCGCCAATCAACCTTGCAATGA
- a CDS encoding esterase-like activity of phytase family protein has product MRCLGVALLLVAAAALADAPPPEELRLIGEHPVEGMVGGNLSGLARCDETLWAVSDREDDRLYRLQTGAEVWQAEVERFEAPPAPAVPLPWGLRMSTWVAGQVRGGGLDFEGLSCDRQGNRYLVSEAKAAVLQLTAHGEANWLALPEAVVRQARASGMLLGFNAMFEGVAVDPAGERLWLAAERNRRGLLVVHRHGASWRCSGGCVLVGEGGSEPAPAQLGGEARPRDFSGLAFHQEKLFTLERQAHRICRRQLSDGAVERCWSFAAEALAEARRYPSAYGQTEALWIDADGAWVGLDNEGQARADGEARPIVWRFAAPQGGWGARR; this is encoded by the coding sequence ATGCGTTGCCTGGGCGTCGCGCTGCTGCTGGTGGCGGCGGCGGCGCTGGCCGACGCGCCGCCTCCCGAGGAGCTGCGGCTGATTGGCGAGCACCCGGTCGAGGGCATGGTCGGCGGCAACCTCTCGGGCCTGGCCCGCTGCGACGAAACCCTGTGGGCGGTGTCGGATCGCGAGGATGATCGGCTGTACCGTCTGCAGACTGGCGCCGAGGTCTGGCAGGCCGAGGTCGAACGTTTCGAGGCGCCGCCGGCGCCGGCCGTGCCGCTGCCCTGGGGGCTGCGCATGAGCACCTGGGTCGCTGGCCAGGTGCGCGGTGGCGGACTGGACTTCGAAGGGCTGTCTTGTGACCGGCAGGGCAACCGTTACCTGGTCAGCGAGGCCAAGGCCGCGGTGCTGCAGCTGACTGCCCATGGTGAGGCGAACTGGCTGGCGCTGCCGGAGGCCGTGGTGCGCCAGGCCCGCGCCAGTGGCATGCTGCTCGGGTTCAATGCGATGTTCGAGGGCGTGGCGGTCGATCCGGCCGGCGAGCGCCTGTGGCTGGCGGCCGAGCGCAATCGGCGCGGCCTGTTGGTGGTGCATCGGCACGGCGCGTCCTGGCGCTGCAGCGGCGGCTGTGTACTGGTCGGCGAGGGCGGTAGCGAGCCGGCGCCGGCGCAGCTGGGCGGCGAGGCCCGGCCGCGAGACTTCTCCGGGCTGGCGTTCCACCAGGAAAAACTCTTCACCCTGGAGCGCCAGGCCCATCGCATCTGTCGCCGCCAGCTGAGTGACGGCGCGGTCGAGCGCTGCTGGTCGTTCGCCGCGGAGGCGCTCGCCGAGGCGCGTCGCTATCCTTCGGCGTACGGCCAGACCGAGGCCCTGTGGATCGACGCCGACGGCGCCTGGGTGGGGCTGGACAATGAGGGCCAGGCCCGCGCCGATGGCGAGGCGCGGCCGATCGTCTGGCGTTTCGCCGCGCCGCAGGGCGGCTGGGGCGCCCGCCGATGA
- a CDS encoding AhpA/YtjB family protein, giving the protein MNRPAPVKPDNFFLLLFQALRQRRVPLALRIASHSLLLVALALVIYAWVIGMQFKQAMQQQAEALGTSLITQTAASATELLVSNDILSLNVLLNNLVKNPLVAHAAIYSVDNRLLAEAGARPSKSMLGETEGLYSTPITFQEVIAGQLRISLDMRQFQQPMTISLQSMGILSLILLALTLSLSLRLGRHISTPLLQLRVWLRDPDDPAPGAGRQDEIGDLARQLQSRLVPEKPEPEQPDEDAETRDEDDYPLESIDREPRFAVPNLRDEQDDDLTGEGDEDLDPFADLQDVTAEQPPAVAPATPQPSAVLAIQLGAQEQLRRLPRARLLDLLQRYRDCLNQAAALYQGELHTLSDGSSLMLFHSRDSGDDYLTHAICCGELMRALGHALQIEVADSGITLQLQLGLTQGTELLGLSQGDLLLSDTAQEALALSQHSRNLLLLERRIAEDPLVRQRSRIRAITSPEGACCVERLLEPYPSLLERQLAHMHESH; this is encoded by the coding sequence GTGAACCGGCCCGCCCCCGTAAAGCCCGACAACTTCTTCCTCCTGCTGTTCCAGGCCCTGCGCCAGCGCCGGGTTCCCCTGGCCCTGCGCATTGCCAGCCACAGCCTGCTGCTGGTGGCCCTGGCGCTGGTGATCTATGCCTGGGTCATCGGCATGCAGTTCAAGCAGGCCATGCAGCAGCAAGCCGAAGCCCTGGGCACCAGCCTGATCACCCAGACCGCGGCGTCGGCCACCGAACTGCTGGTCTCCAACGACATTCTCAGCCTCAACGTGCTGCTGAACAACCTGGTGAAGAACCCGCTGGTGGCCCATGCGGCCATCTACAGCGTGGACAACCGCCTGCTCGCCGAAGCCGGCGCCCGCCCGAGCAAGAGCATGCTCGGCGAAACCGAGGGCCTTTACTCGACCCCCATCACCTTCCAGGAGGTGATCGCCGGCCAGCTGCGTATCAGCCTGGACATGCGCCAGTTCCAGCAGCCGATGACCATCAGCCTGCAGAGCATGGGCATCCTCAGCCTGATTCTGCTGGCGCTGACCCTGAGCCTGAGCCTGCGCCTGGGCCGCCATATCTCCACGCCGCTGCTGCAGCTGCGGGTCTGGCTGCGCGATCCGGACGACCCGGCGCCCGGCGCCGGCCGCCAGGACGAGATCGGCGACCTGGCGCGCCAGCTGCAGTCTCGCCTGGTACCGGAGAAGCCGGAGCCCGAGCAGCCGGACGAAGACGCCGAAACGCGCGACGAGGACGACTACCCGCTGGAATCGATCGACCGGGAGCCGCGTTTCGCCGTGCCGAACCTGCGCGACGAACAGGACGACGACCTGACTGGCGAGGGCGACGAAGACCTCGACCCGTTCGCCGACCTGCAGGATGTCACGGCCGAACAGCCGCCTGCCGTCGCGCCGGCAACGCCACAACCGAGCGCGGTGCTGGCAATCCAGCTGGGCGCCCAGGAACAACTGCGGCGCCTGCCGCGGGCACGCCTGCTCGACCTGCTGCAGCGCTACCGCGATTGCCTGAACCAGGCTGCGGCGCTCTATCAGGGCGAGTTGCACACCCTCAGCGACGGCAGCAGCCTGATGCTGTTCCACAGCCGCGACAGTGGCGACGACTACCTGACCCACGCGATCTGCTGCGGCGAACTGATGCGTGCGCTCGGCCACGCCCTGCAAATCGAGGTCGCCGACAGCGGCATCACCCTGCAGCTGCAGCTGGGCCTGACCCAGGGCACCGAGCTGCTCGGCCTCAGCCAGGGCGACCTGCTGCTCAGCGACACCGCCCAGGAGGCCCTGGCCCTGTCTCAGCACAGCCGCAACCTGCTGCTGCTGGAACGGCGCATCGCCGAGGACCCGCTGGTTCGCCAGCGCAGCCGCATCCGCGCCATCACCAGCCCGGAAGGCGCCTGCTGCGTGGAGCGCCTGCTGGAGCCCTACCCGTCGCTGCTGGAGCGCCAGCTGGCGCACATGCACGAAAGCCACTGA